A region of Candidatus Bathyarchaeota archaeon DNA encodes the following proteins:
- a CDS encoding amidohydrolase, whose protein sequence is MIQGCLILPINNKSAIQNGAIAVKDGKITFVGKASSIQGITAEKTINGRGKVAIPGLVNCHTHVAMTLFRGLAEDKPLDVWLQETVWPLEAKLTSDDVYAGALLGCLEMLKNGVTCFADMYFHEKAVAEAVRQSGIRGVLAEGIIEAGNKETGEKMFNNSVDFAKNFNGFAEGRVTTMLGPHAAYSCSPELLIKVREKASELNLGVHIHLAESAEMFKKFEKLHGCCEVEFLHKLGFFEGHVLAAHCINLSEKDRRVLAKHGVNVVHVPVANMKLGLNVADVKALLDHGVKVALGTDGPASNNTLDMFETMKFAALLQKHIHHDPTVLPAYQVLRMATLDGAKALGLGRITGSLEVGKRADIVLVDVSKPHLKPLNDVYAALVYSARGSDVDTVIVDGRILMENRKVQTLDESAVMERAEKCTADLLARKL, encoded by the coding sequence ATAATCCAAGGATGCCTAATCCTACCAATAAATAACAAAAGCGCAATCCAGAATGGAGCTATAGCTGTAAAGGATGGAAAAATAACCTTTGTTGGAAAAGCCTCCTCTATCCAAGGGATTACGGCAGAAAAGACAATAAACGGCAGAGGCAAAGTTGCAATTCCCGGCCTCGTAAACTGTCACACTCATGTGGCAATGACGCTTTTCCGCGGTTTAGCCGAAGACAAGCCTTTAGACGTTTGGCTGCAGGAAACAGTTTGGCCTTTAGAGGCAAAACTGACAAGCGACGATGTTTACGCTGGAGCGCTTCTAGGCTGCTTAGAAATGCTGAAAAACGGCGTAACCTGTTTTGCAGACATGTACTTCCATGAAAAGGCTGTTGCAGAGGCTGTGCGCCAAAGCGGCATAAGAGGAGTCTTAGCAGAAGGGATAATCGAAGCTGGAAACAAAGAAACTGGCGAAAAAATGTTCAACAACAGCGTGGATTTTGCGAAAAACTTCAACGGCTTTGCAGAAGGCCGAGTAACCACAATGCTAGGCCCTCACGCCGCCTACAGTTGCAGTCCAGAACTGCTTATAAAAGTTAGAGAAAAAGCCTCAGAACTTAATTTAGGCGTTCATATTCACCTCGCAGAATCCGCTGAAATGTTTAAGAAGTTTGAAAAGCTTCATGGCTGCTGCGAAGTTGAATTCCTCCATAAGCTGGGATTTTTTGAAGGCCATGTACTGGCAGCTCACTGCATAAACTTGTCGGAAAAAGATAGACGCGTCTTAGCTAAACACGGTGTTAACGTTGTCCACGTACCAGTAGCCAACATGAAACTAGGCCTAAACGTTGCAGACGTCAAAGCGCTTCTTGATCATGGCGTTAAGGTAGCGTTAGGCACTGATGGACCGGCAAGCAACAACACGCTTGACATGTTTGAAACCATGAAGTTTGCCGCTCTACTGCAGAAACATATTCACCACGACCCCACAGTTTTGCCAGCATATCAAGTTTTGAGAATGGCAACTTTGGACGGTGCCAAAGCCTTGGGTCTTGGCAGAATAACGGGCTCCTTGGAGGTAGGAAAGAGGGCGGACATTGTGCTTGTGGACGTTTCTAAACCTCATCTAAAGCCTTTAAACGACGTTTACGCCGCCCTAGTCTATTCAGCCCGTGGAAGCGATGTGGACACTGTTATCGTGGACGGAAGAATTCTTATGGAAAACAGGAAAGTTCAAACATTAGATGAATCGGCTGTTATGGAAAGAGCTGAAAAGTGTACTGCTGATTTATTGGCGCGCAAGCTTTAA
- a CDS encoding PadR family transcriptional regulator, producing the protein MNTTKEVQIKLMKGLLDLIVLQFLSGQPMHGYQIITKIRKTFGVYFGPSTIYPLLNALEKSGYVKSEWDMSNDRPRKVYKLTPEGRNLLTFTEDSLNFICKKIGTVGVQRDIALNSETTQSALHSLIKNGEGIKTRTPFLR; encoded by the coding sequence ATGAATACCACAAAGGAAGTTCAAATTAAACTCATGAAGGGCCTCCTAGACCTAATAGTGCTTCAGTTCCTCAGCGGCCAACCCATGCACGGCTACCAGATAATAACCAAAATCCGCAAAACCTTCGGCGTTTATTTCGGTCCAAGCACCATTTATCCGCTTTTGAACGCGTTAGAAAAAAGCGGATACGTGAAAAGCGAATGGGACATGAGCAACGACAGGCCCAGAAAAGTTTACAAGCTTACACCTGAAGGACGAAACCTATTAACATTCACAGAAGACTCGTTAAACTTCATATGCAAGAAAATTGGAACAGTAGGGGTCCAGAGAGACATTGCCCTAAACAGTGAGACGACACAATCAGCACTGCATTCTCTCATCAAAAACGGTGAAGGCATAAAAACACGAACCCCATTTCTAAGATAG
- a CDS encoding helix-turn-helix transcriptional regulator, with protein sequence MEENLKKEIVQHITKNLLDIQILLIINKQPTWGYKIKKQIENFSGLKIRHSTLYPLLRKLENKGLITSQKQQQGKRTKKIYTTTEKGKTYLKTYHDLIKEQIKDRE encoded by the coding sequence ATGGAAGAAAACCTCAAAAAAGAAATTGTTCAACACATAACCAAAAACCTACTCGACATCCAAATACTACTCATAATAAACAAACAACCAACATGGGGATACAAAATAAAAAAACAAATAGAAAACTTCTCAGGACTAAAAATACGCCACAGCACCCTATACCCACTACTACGAAAACTAGAAAACAAAGGTCTAATCACAAGCCAAAAACAACAACAAGGAAAACGCACAAAAAAAATATACACAACAACAGAAAAAGGAAAAACATACCTAAAAACATACCACGATCTAATAAAGGAGCAAATAAAGGATAGAGAATAG
- a CDS encoding polyprenyl synthetase family protein, which yields MSEKAVRKILAEIERLGRESYEIAKEVITKEKFEYTPLNEALNYFMQGWRNFHHPALLAIACKAVGGKPEKTTLIGAALVLLTGAADIHDDVIDESKVKNSKATVYGKFGKDLSIVAGDVLFIQGLTILSMACGNLNKKQREDVQRLIKQGFFELGDAESEEVSFKGNWNIDPEKYLRILTRKATIAEVAARVGALIGGATSKEVEEWGRIGRLLGLLMNIRNEFVDIFEVEEIRNRRDNECLPLPVLYAISNEKSKEKIIHLLKKKELTDDDTANLAEIVLETDEVQKFKNKVHRSIEDINKLINKYKKKCKEVALLQKLTKLALSDL from the coding sequence ATGAGCGAAAAAGCTGTTAGAAAAATATTAGCTGAAATAGAACGACTTGGAAGAGAATCTTATGAAATCGCAAAAGAAGTTATAACCAAAGAAAAGTTTGAATATACTCCACTTAACGAGGCACTAAACTATTTTATGCAAGGGTGGCGAAACTTTCACCATCCAGCGCTACTCGCCATAGCTTGCAAAGCTGTAGGAGGGAAGCCTGAAAAGACAACCTTAATAGGCGCTGCATTAGTCCTTCTCACAGGAGCCGCAGATATCCACGACGATGTAATAGATGAATCAAAAGTGAAAAATTCAAAGGCAACGGTATACGGTAAGTTTGGAAAAGATCTTTCCATTGTTGCAGGAGACGTTCTCTTTATTCAAGGTCTGACAATTCTAAGCATGGCTTGCGGAAATCTTAATAAGAAGCAGCGAGAAGATGTGCAAAGGCTTATAAAACAGGGTTTTTTTGAATTGGGAGACGCAGAATCAGAGGAGGTTAGTTTTAAAGGTAATTGGAACATAGATCCAGAAAAATATTTACGTATTCTTACAAGAAAAGCAACCATTGCGGAGGTTGCTGCACGCGTCGGCGCATTGATAGGTGGTGCAACATCAAAGGAAGTTGAAGAATGGGGCAGGATTGGAAGATTATTGGGTTTATTAATGAATATCAGGAATGAATTTGTAGACATTTTCGAAGTAGAAGAGATTAGAAATAGAAGGGACAACGAGTGTCTGCCATTACCGGTCTTATATGCTATAAGTAATGAAAAATCAAAAGAAAAAATAATTCATTTGCTCAAAAAGAAAGAACTAACCGACGACGATACAGCGAATTTAGCGGAAATCGTATTAGAAACAGACGAAGTTCAAAAATTTAAGAATAAAGTGCATAGATCAATAGAAGACATAAATAAGTTAATTAACAAATATAAGAAAAAATGTAAGGAGGTAGCACTACTACAAAAATTAACGAAATTAGCTCTAAGTGATCTCTAA
- a CDS encoding TIGR04084 family radical SAM/SPASM domain-containing protein has protein sequence MFFHLMLTSECDLQCRYCFGEAVEDFGDDFGGLNVDYCLPKRLSYDLESLEHFCSLDPDCVLIFYGGEPLLCLEDIRRIMDRVNAKYFAVQTNGLHLDCLGPEYVNRFSVVLVSVDGDEVLTDFYRGKGVYSKVIENLKLIKHNGFNGEIIARMTVMEETDIYKQVLWLLSNSEFPFSSVHWQLNAGFWNDFEKRKFKEWSEKSYNPGIRRLVKFWVDHMEKYGVVLRLYPFLGVAQSLLKGEEKTLLRCGAGWINYAIQTDGHIAPCPSMWGIRDFYLGHISTTHPLRLRKIFVNEPCINCGIFNICGGRCLYANITKRWKPEAYKLVCKTVENMINVIKYELPRIKALIETGRIKMQDFDFMQYVGCEIIP, from the coding sequence GTGTTCTTTCATTTGATGTTGACGTCTGAGTGTGATTTGCAGTGTCGCTATTGTTTCGGCGAAGCAGTAGAAGATTTCGGGGATGACTTTGGCGGTTTAAATGTTGATTATTGTTTGCCCAAGCGTTTAAGCTATGATTTGGAGTCGTTGGAACATTTTTGCAGTTTGGATCCAGACTGTGTTTTGATTTTTTATGGTGGGGAGCCGCTACTATGCCTAGAAGATATCAGACGCATTATGGATCGGGTTAATGCTAAATATTTTGCTGTTCAAACGAATGGCCTGCATTTAGACTGCTTAGGGCCGGAATACGTGAACCGGTTTAGTGTTGTTTTGGTGTCGGTTGATGGAGACGAAGTCCTAACCGATTTTTACCGTGGAAAGGGTGTTTACAGCAAAGTCATAGAGAATTTAAAGTTGATCAAGCACAACGGCTTTAACGGCGAGATTATTGCACGAATGACAGTCATGGAGGAAACTGACATCTACAAGCAGGTTTTATGGCTGCTAAGCAATAGCGAGTTTCCATTTTCATCTGTGCATTGGCAGCTTAACGCTGGCTTCTGGAACGATTTTGAAAAACGAAAATTCAAGGAGTGGAGTGAGAAAAGCTATAATCCCGGAATCCGCCGCCTAGTCAAGTTCTGGGTTGACCACATGGAGAAATACGGTGTTGTTTTACGTTTGTACCCATTTCTCGGCGTTGCTCAATCCCTTCTGAAGGGCGAGGAGAAAACTCTTCTGCGATGTGGCGCCGGCTGGATAAACTATGCCATCCAAACGGACGGACATATAGCGCCTTGTCCAAGCATGTGGGGTATAAGAGACTTTTATTTGGGGCATATAAGCACGACGCACCCGCTTAGGCTCAGGAAAATCTTTGTCAACGAGCCTTGCATAAACTGCGGGATATTCAATATTTGCGGAGGCAGATGCCTATACGCAAATATAACGAAACGCTGGAAACCCGAAGCCTACAAGCTTGTCTGTAAAACTGTTGAAAACATGATCAACGTCATAAAATATGAACTACCAAGAATCAAAGCACTAATTGAAACTGGCAGAATAAAAATGCAAGATTTTGATTTCATGCAATATGTTGGCTGTGAAATAATTCCATAA
- the sfsA gene encoding DNA/RNA nuclease SfsA yields MANFIEIEGKLSEGVFERRVTRFSALVKVKGKSQQCFLPNPGRLDELLTSGAQVILRKSNTAKSKRETSYDIVGVYKNGAIVSVDSRLPNKLVFEVLKNRDLPEFSGYKVVKPEYRYGHARFDFLLRGGSAIKPCLLEVKSCTLVRDGVAMFPDAPTERGARHVLELAKALDEGFRATVLFIIQRSDAKFFTVNDGTDPKFGEALLRAVKHGLEVYAYSTRFAGNKIILNGKVKIML; encoded by the coding sequence TTGGCCAATTTCATTGAAATCGAGGGTAAACTCTCAGAGGGTGTTTTCGAAAGGCGCGTGACTAGATTTTCCGCTTTGGTAAAGGTTAAAGGGAAAAGCCAGCAATGTTTCTTACCAAATCCTGGAAGACTCGATGAACTTTTGACTTCTGGCGCACAAGTGATTTTGAGAAAAAGCAACACCGCAAAAAGCAAAAGAGAGACTTCTTATGACATTGTAGGCGTATATAAAAACGGTGCAATTGTTTCTGTCGATTCTCGTCTACCAAATAAGCTTGTTTTTGAGGTGTTAAAAAACAGGGATTTACCAGAATTTAGCGGTTATAAAGTTGTTAAACCCGAGTACCGCTATGGACATGCAAGGTTTGATTTTCTCCTTCGCGGCGGGTCGGCAATTAAGCCTTGCCTTTTGGAAGTTAAGTCCTGCACTCTTGTCCGAGACGGTGTTGCCATGTTTCCAGACGCGCCTACCGAAAGAGGCGCTAGACATGTTTTAGAGCTTGCCAAAGCCTTAGATGAAGGTTTTAGAGCCACTGTACTCTTTATAATTCAAAGAAGCGACGCCAAATTCTTTACCGTGAATGACGGGACCGATCCGAAGTTTGGAGAAGCCCTCCTGAGAGCGGTTAAACATGGGTTAGAAGTTTATGCTTATTCGACAAGATTCGCCGGAAACAAGATAATTTTGAATGGAAAAGTTAAGATCATGCTTTGA
- a CDS encoding 4Fe-4S dicluster domain-containing protein, translating into MAKAASRKFVAVDPAKCTGCSLCEYVCVLEKNEPIWNPLRSRIRVIRLTPAFNLALTCRLCENAPCVRACPRNALIQSEEGFIVIDETKCDRCGWCIQACPYGGISLHPDKSSVLVCDLCKNDPEGPQCVRFCPEEALELVTGDDIVTKKWVTAMEKIPTNIDKLTNLVKRREWAVLFEEAEDRAKRLSEKLEAINKKWGYKLK; encoded by the coding sequence ATGGCTAAGGCTGCTTCAAGAAAGTTTGTGGCTGTTGATCCGGCTAAATGCACGGGCTGCAGCCTCTGTGAGTATGTTTGCGTTTTAGAGAAAAACGAGCCGATTTGGAACCCCTTAAGGTCTAGAATTAGGGTCATACGGCTTACTCCGGCCTTCAACCTTGCATTAACATGCCGACTCTGTGAGAACGCGCCTTGCGTCAGAGCCTGCCCTAGAAACGCCCTAATTCAGTCTGAAGAAGGCTTCATCGTTATAGATGAGACTAAATGCGATCGATGCGGCTGGTGCATTCAAGCCTGTCCATACGGTGGGATTTCGCTTCACCCGGACAAATCCTCGGTTTTGGTTTGCGACCTATGCAAAAACGATCCAGAAGGACCCCAGTGTGTTCGATTCTGTCCAGAAGAAGCCTTGGAACTAGTGACTGGAGATGATATAGTGACAAAGAAGTGGGTTACAGCCATGGAGAAAATACCGACAAACATCGATAAGCTAACCAACCTTGTAAAAAGGCGAGAGTGGGCTGTTCTGTTTGAGGAAGCCGAGGACAGAGCGAAGAGACTTTCAGAAAAACTCGAGGCAATAAACAAAAAGTGGGGTTACAAGCTAAAGTAG
- a CDS encoding translation elongation factor-like protein: MKYLREENLVEVGRVTHYFTKIGVAVVELKAPLAVGDRIVIKGPATDFEQVVESMQIEHKNVQKAEAGQSVGLKVAQRAREKDIVYKRL; the protein is encoded by the coding sequence ATGAAATATTTGAGGGAAGAGAACCTTGTTGAAGTGGGACGTGTAACTCACTACTTTACCAAGATTGGTGTGGCTGTTGTTGAACTTAAGGCTCCGTTAGCTGTTGGAGACCGCATAGTTATCAAGGGCCCAGCAACTGACTTCGAACAGGTTGTGGAATCCATGCAGATTGAACATAAAAATGTGCAGAAAGCCGAGGCTGGACAAAGCGTAGGTCTGAAGGTGGCGCAACGTGCAAGAGAAAAAGATATAGTGTACAAAAGGCTTTAG
- a CDS encoding phosphoenolpyruvate carboxykinase (GTP) — protein MLQTNEISCCLQAIRHKLDREDYDKLHLIKIPRVHQFIVECAMLCNPEGIFVSDDSPDDIAYIRRMAIKTGEEKPLATPGHTVHFDGPYDQGRDREATKYLVPKGDYLSKALNQIDRDEGLAEVKSLLRDSMKGRTMIVRFVCLGPLNSVFSILGVQCTDSWYVAHSEYLLFRPGYEAFVKAPSDTNFLKVLHSSGRVNENMVSIDHDKKRIYIDYTGGTIYSVNTQYAGNSVGFKKLAFRLAIRKANQEGWLAEHMMIMGVHGPGGRKTYFAGAFPSACGKTSTAMLPGETILGDDIAYIRNINSVARAANAECGIFGILQGINPKDDPILYKVLTSPGEVIFSNVLVKDGKPYWLGMGCELPKEGVNYTGHWWNGKTDENGEPIPPAHKNARYTVSLKALENCDPELDNPMGVELGGIMYGGRDSKAYVPVQQSFNWEHGVICYGAALETETTFATVGKEGIPEINMMSIQDFISIPMGQNIRNNLDFGRKLKKPPIIFGVNYFLRDLQTGEYLNSPRDKHVWVKWMELRVHNDVGARITPTGLIPKYGDLHTLFRQVLSKEYRKEDYTKQFTIRIPENLAKIERVEKFYREKVADTPEELFIILNQQRERLLKARETFGMDYIPPELFEEE, from the coding sequence ATGCTGCAAACCAACGAGATAAGTTGCTGTCTTCAAGCGATAAGGCATAAGCTGGACAGAGAGGATTATGATAAGCTCCACCTCATAAAAATTCCAAGAGTTCACCAGTTCATTGTTGAGTGTGCAATGCTTTGCAATCCTGAAGGAATTTTTGTCTCTGACGATTCGCCTGACGATATAGCTTACATCAGGCGGATGGCAATAAAGACAGGGGAAGAGAAACCCCTTGCGACACCCGGGCACACGGTCCATTTTGACGGTCCCTATGATCAAGGCAGGGACCGTGAAGCCACAAAATATCTTGTGCCAAAGGGAGACTACCTAAGTAAGGCGCTGAATCAAATTGACAGAGATGAAGGGCTGGCAGAAGTGAAAAGCCTACTCAGGGATTCGATGAAAGGACGTACGATGATTGTCCGTTTCGTATGTCTAGGCCCCCTCAATTCCGTCTTTTCAATTCTAGGCGTACAATGTACAGATTCGTGGTATGTTGCCCATTCAGAGTACTTGCTTTTCAGACCGGGATACGAAGCATTTGTTAAGGCACCTTCTGACACAAATTTCCTAAAGGTGCTGCACTCTAGCGGAAGAGTTAATGAAAACATGGTTAGCATAGACCATGACAAGAAAAGAATCTACATAGACTATACTGGGGGTACAATCTATAGTGTCAACACGCAGTATGCCGGCAACTCTGTGGGATTTAAAAAGCTCGCATTTAGGCTTGCCATAAGAAAGGCAAATCAAGAGGGTTGGCTCGCGGAGCACATGATGATTATGGGAGTGCACGGACCTGGCGGCAGAAAAACATATTTTGCCGGAGCCTTTCCAAGCGCTTGCGGCAAAACTTCAACCGCCATGCTTCCTGGAGAAACTATACTTGGCGATGATATTGCCTATATTCGCAACATTAACTCTGTAGCAAGGGCTGCAAACGCCGAATGCGGTATTTTCGGCATCCTTCAAGGCATAAACCCTAAAGATGATCCAATACTTTACAAGGTGCTTACAAGCCCTGGTGAAGTAATTTTTTCAAATGTTCTGGTGAAAGATGGAAAACCCTACTGGCTTGGAATGGGTTGCGAGTTGCCTAAAGAAGGAGTCAACTACACTGGACATTGGTGGAATGGCAAAACAGACGAAAATGGTGAACCTATACCACCCGCCCACAAAAACGCCCGCTACACAGTATCATTGAAAGCGCTGGAAAACTGTGATCCAGAGTTGGACAACCCTATGGGCGTTGAACTTGGCGGAATAATGTATGGAGGACGTGACTCCAAGGCGTATGTACCCGTTCAGCAAAGCTTCAACTGGGAACACGGCGTGATCTGTTACGGGGCAGCCCTTGAAACCGAAACAACCTTCGCTACAGTTGGGAAAGAAGGTATACCGGAAATAAACATGATGAGCATACAAGACTTTATTTCCATACCAATGGGGCAAAATATACGAAACAACCTAGACTTTGGAAGAAAACTCAAAAAGCCGCCTATAATATTCGGGGTAAACTACTTCCTAAGAGACTTGCAAACCGGAGAATATCTGAACTCGCCGAGAGATAAGCACGTGTGGGTCAAGTGGATGGAACTGCGAGTACACAACGACGTTGGGGCGAGAATCACCCCCACTGGACTGATTCCGAAATACGGGGATTTACACACGCTTTTTAGACAAGTTTTGAGTAAGGAATACCGCAAAGAAGACTATACAAAACAATTTACCATACGTATACCAGAAAACCTCGCCAAAATTGAGCGAGTTGAAAAGTTTTACAGGGAAAAAGTTGCTGACACACCGGAGGAACTCTTCATAATCTTAAATCAGCAACGTGAACGCCTTCTAAAGGCGAGAGAAACGTTTGGAATGGATTATATTCCGCCGGAGCTTTTCGAGGAAGAGTAA
- a CDS encoding tRNA (N(6)-L-threonylcarbamoyladenosine(37)-C(2))-methylthiotransferase: MADGEVMAGCLAAAGFQLAHGLKDADIIVYNTCAVKGPTENRMINLLKNVPKGKKLIVVGCLPLINFERLQREVTFDGAAGPALGEKIVDIVGAVFQGEKILALEDAEKAKPSLNLPRRRVNPVIGIIPISYGCLGSCAYCCVVFARGRLRSYTISEIIERVKTDLAEGVREFWLTSQDTACYGLDIGASLPELLRAVCSLEGDFRIRVGMMTPNMALKILDKLVEAYRDEKIFKFLHLPVQSGDNQILERMRRFYTVEDFKQIVNIFREAFPKITIATDVICGFPGETWEAFEKTMRLLEEVKPDIVNTSKFFARPRTPAAKMDGFVPFPEIKKRSSVLSRLASRIALERNKTWVGWEGEALIDEQGAVQGSWIGRNQAYKPIVVKNGENVLGKVVHVRIYNASATYLEGIFSN, encoded by the coding sequence TTGGCTGACGGGGAGGTTATGGCAGGATGCCTAGCGGCAGCTGGGTTCCAACTTGCGCATGGCTTGAAAGATGCTGACATAATTGTTTACAATACTTGCGCTGTTAAGGGGCCTACGGAAAATCGCATGATAAACCTTTTGAAGAATGTTCCTAAAGGCAAAAAGCTTATTGTTGTTGGATGCTTGCCTCTCATAAACTTTGAAAGGTTGCAGCGAGAGGTAACCTTTGACGGGGCAGCTGGCCCAGCTTTAGGCGAAAAAATCGTTGACATTGTTGGGGCAGTGTTTCAGGGCGAAAAGATTTTAGCGTTGGAAGACGCGGAGAAGGCTAAGCCGAGTCTTAATCTTCCGCGAAGACGTGTGAACCCTGTTATTGGAATTATACCAATAAGTTATGGGTGTCTAGGTTCATGCGCTTATTGTTGTGTTGTTTTTGCCAGAGGACGCTTAAGAAGCTACACGATAAGTGAGATAATAGAGAGAGTTAAGACGGACTTGGCTGAAGGGGTGCGGGAGTTTTGGCTTACCTCTCAGGATACGGCGTGTTATGGATTGGATATTGGTGCAAGCCTTCCAGAACTTTTGAGGGCTGTTTGCAGCCTTGAAGGTGATTTCAGAATTCGGGTTGGAATGATGACCCCAAACATGGCGCTGAAAATTTTGGACAAACTTGTTGAAGCTTACAGAGACGAGAAAATCTTCAAGTTCCTTCACCTCCCAGTTCAAAGCGGAGACAACCAGATACTGGAGCGAATGCGGAGATTCTATACTGTTGAAGATTTCAAGCAAATAGTAAACATCTTCCGCGAAGCTTTTCCTAAGATAACTATAGCCACCGACGTTATCTGTGGTTTTCCTGGCGAAACATGGGAAGCATTTGAAAAAACCATGCGCTTGCTAGAAGAGGTTAAGCCGGACATAGTTAATACGTCAAAATTTTTCGCAAGACCTAGAACCCCAGCCGCTAAGATGGATGGCTTTGTACCATTTCCTGAGATTAAAAAAAGAAGCTCTGTTTTAAGTCGCTTGGCGTCAAGAATAGCCCTTGAAAGAAACAAGACGTGGGTCGGTTGGGAAGGCGAAGCTTTGATTGATGAACAAGGTGCTGTCCAAGGTTCATGGATTGGCCGAAACCAAGCCTACAAGCCGATAGTTGTGAAAAATGGGGAAAACGTGCTTGGCAAAGTTGTACATGTTAGAATTTATAACGCTTCAGCGACATATCTTGAAGGCATATTTTCTAATTAA
- a CDS encoding ribbon-helix-helix protein, CopG family, translating into MKLITLYLPEPYIEALDQLVNERLYPNRAEAIRVAIRDLINNEIWRRKRVG; encoded by the coding sequence ATGAAGTTGATTACGCTTTATCTTCCTGAACCATATATTGAGGCGTTGGATCAATTAGTAAACGAAAGGTTGTATCCAAACAGGGCTGAAGCTATTCGTGTGGCTATCCGTGACTTGATAAACAATGAGATTTGGCGTAGAAAGAGGGTTGGCTAA
- the ftsZ gene encoding cell division protein FtsZ, which yields MQSTIGQTFRYSWHGMVTEEIRPPSFCRMLVFGVGGAGNNTVTRLMEMGVVGAECIAVNTDALHLNISKAHKKILIGEKLTKGLGVGGDPKLGRAAIEESRKRIEDLLTNADIVFVTAGLGGGTGTGAAPVIAEIAKRKGALTVGVVTTPFKIEKGRIEYAAYALNEMRRHCDTVVVIDNNKLLQIAPNLPINEAFKLADQVLANMIKGIVETISAPSLINLDFADFKTIVKRGGLAVIGIGESDAPNRAEDAVRKALRNPLLDVDYMGAKGALIHVSGDAHMTIEEANRVGEIVTELMDEDSLVIWGARVSPELDGKIKVTLVLTGVNSPYILSGFGTIAPQLFNLEPYAEPEKPLNIDLNLYQLEKDTI from the coding sequence ATGCAGTCAACGATTGGACAGACCTTCCGCTATTCATGGCACGGCATGGTTACAGAAGAAATCCGTCCGCCCAGCTTTTGTCGCATGCTCGTGTTTGGCGTGGGCGGTGCTGGAAACAACACCGTGACAAGGCTTATGGAAATGGGTGTTGTTGGAGCAGAATGCATAGCAGTAAACACTGATGCCCTTCACCTAAACATTTCAAAGGCGCATAAGAAAATCCTGATAGGCGAAAAACTAACCAAGGGCTTGGGAGTTGGTGGAGATCCAAAACTTGGAAGAGCAGCTATAGAGGAGTCTAGAAAGCGCATAGAAGATCTGCTTACAAATGCGGATATAGTCTTCGTAACAGCTGGACTGGGAGGGGGGACAGGTACTGGCGCAGCACCGGTTATCGCTGAAATCGCCAAAAGAAAGGGCGCATTAACGGTTGGAGTTGTAACAACACCTTTCAAAATCGAGAAAGGCCGTATAGAGTACGCGGCCTACGCCTTGAACGAGATGCGAAGACACTGCGATACTGTGGTTGTTATTGATAACAACAAACTCCTTCAGATTGCGCCTAATCTGCCCATAAATGAAGCTTTTAAACTTGCAGATCAAGTTTTGGCGAACATGATTAAAGGGATAGTTGAAACCATTTCAGCGCCAAGCCTCATTAACCTCGACTTTGCAGACTTCAAAACTATCGTTAAACGCGGCGGACTAGCCGTAATAGGCATAGGTGAGTCAGACGCACCAAATCGAGCTGAGGACGCTGTAAGAAAAGCTTTGAGAAACCCGCTTCTAGACGTGGACTATATGGGCGCAAAAGGCGCATTGATACATGTTTCCGGCGATGCTCACATGACTATTGAAGAAGCAAACCGCGTAGGCGAAATAGTCACAGAATTGATGGATGAGGATTCGCTAGTCATTTGGGGAGCCAGAGTTAGCCCAGAGTTGGACGGAAAAATAAAAGTAACTTTAGTCTTGACCGGTGTAAATTCGCCGTACATTTTAAGCGGTTTTGGAACCATAGCACCGCAATTGTTTAACCTTGAACCATACGCTGAACCGGAAAAACCGTTAAACATAGACCTAAACCTCTACCAATTAGAGAAAGACACCATCTAA